A region of the Desertibacillus haloalkaliphilus genome:
GATGCTTATTGATCCAATCAACTAGGATTTTAACATGCTCCTTTACGATAAAATCAATATCCGCTGGGTAATGCCATTGTGCCTTGTGCAATTCATACTCGTCCGTATCAAGCAAGCGCTTTTCACCATCTGGAAAGACCTTTACGTCCAAATCATAATCCACGTACTTCAAAGCTTCTTTATCTAAAACAAACGGAGAAGCTAAATTACAATAATAAGACA
Encoded here:
- a CDS encoding DUF402 domain-containing protein encodes the protein IKSYKHDSSLHRTWRDTMVLKTSENAIIGLNDHTLVTEDDGRRWVTREPAIVYFHRKYWFNIVAMIRDNGVSYYCNLASPFVLDKEALKYVDYDLDVKVFPDGEKRLLDTDEYELHKAQWHYPADIDFIVKEHVKILVDWINKH